Genomic segment of Panicum virgatum strain AP13 chromosome 9N, P.virgatum_v5, whole genome shotgun sequence:
cttcgcgcaccatatatgatcaagatttcagggcttgagtacctcacagcctcggagcaaccagaagtacttggaggactactcgacgtatctgaaggaaggcccagaagtaaccagaaggatgttctgactacttgaagtacttgaagacgcccagccaagtactcgacgcttgcaggactcggctacgaagagctcgggggcttgtcagacccggggcagcgggactgcttataggcataaaatgttctagagtaagggatagctcatgtatgtaccttatctcttttgtaactacccgaataggcgtagaactagctgcagtacaaagaaaactacccgattatgttgtagtaggactccaactgtactcggctaggactttccatgtaactctgtctcctcggatatataagggcgggcagggaccccctccaaacaatcaacacctcaggcaatacaaaccaccacacagaacgtagggtattacacaacttgcggcccgaacctgtctaaatctttgtgttccttgcaccatcgagttccagagccgccgatccctacctacaaaccttactgctaagggtatccctgagcaggcttggccgTGAACACCGacagcgccggcgagcgcctctTGACGGAGCTGATGGAGTGTAGTTTTTTTTACCATAATTGAGGACTTGTATGTTTAAGTGAGACATCTCATTTATATGGACAAATTAATTTTTATCATGTTTTCCTTGCTTCATTTGTGGAGATGATTTATTTGTGATATTTGTGAGCGGCAGGAGGCCACACAAGAGCTGACCGCACCAGATCCATATAAAAAGAGACTTTAAAGGAGTCAAATGATTGGAAAAGTGCCTTTAATCTAACTCTAACCCTTGCATCCAAACACCACTTTAGTTAGAGTTAGTTGAGAGTTAGTCTACAGCTAAAAACTAGCTCTAATTTCTAACCAAGTTAGAGTATCCAAACAGGACCATTGTATTTGCATAggattaaaagaaaaatattcccTAATTTTCTGCTATTTTTTCCTATTGGTATCGATGTGATGAGAACTTTACATGGAGCGCGTAAGCAGGAGTTTGCTTCTCTTCCATCATAGGAAAATTTCCTTTGTCTTGAAGTGGATGTCTTATTTCCTCCAAAACTTACAGGTCAGGATGCAAGTGGATCATAATCGGGTCAACCAGTGGCTGACCCAAGCTACCCATCAAGATTATTTCTGGGTTTTGGTTTAGCATGACCCATTACAACATTTACCCATGGGTCAACCCAAACCACCAAAATTCCAGCGGAGCGTCGCCGCTCCAGTACAAGGTACCAGCCAGCCGCCATGGTCGCCCGCCGCTGCAACCCCGCTGTGCCCAGGAGCATGGTGCGTGTGGCCGGCAGCCCCGTCCAAACCACGATGACCGCGCGGCCGGCCATCACGCGTCGATGGGTGTACGGCACCCTATGGCTCCAGCACCGCGTCCTTtgctcctcctccggcctcACCGTCGGCCTGGGCGTGCAGTGGGCGCCGCCCTTCCGCAGGCTGCCCGCCGGCGCAGAGCCGCGCTCGGGCACGTTGCAGCTGTGCGTCGGCAACCGCTGCCTCATCTACCAGCTcaggttggccggcggcggagccgtgCTGCAGATCCTGCGCCGGTTCCTCGCAGACGCCCGCGTCACGTTCGCGGCGCGCAACATCGAGGCGGACCACCGGATGCGCAGGCACCACGGGCTGGAGGTCGAATCGATGCTttagctccgcgccgccgccgccctcggcggCATGGGGAACGCCGCATCGAAGGTCCACGGCTTCGGATCCGCTGAGCACACCGCCTCGTATGACCCTGgctcgtccttcttcttctccttctccttctcgtcCACCTCCGCCGCTACTGCTGTGAGCCTGTGACAGTTCCCCATTGTAGCCGAATCAAGAGCCGAGCAGGGACAAACACTGAATCAAGGAGCAATCAAGATTCAGGACCAAGAGCCTCTGTAGACGTGGATTTGTAAGGGGGGATGTGGAGGTGCGCCATGGAAGAAACACGAAGGGAGTCGTCGACAGCCGCCGGGCGGCCTAGGAGGGAGGGGAATCAACTAGTTGGGTGTTGTGGAGCTGTTGCAGATGGGCAGCAACACCAGCACCTGGGGATGAATGGGTGGAGCCGCTGCAGGGGAGGGGAGCTCGGGACGAGATCTCGTGTGACGATCGGGTTAACCAAATAACCCACAACATTTAGTAGTGCTTGACACCAAGATTGAGTGGGCCAACCCCGTGGGTAATTACACCAAATTTTAGTTTTTGGGTAGTGGGTCATTGGGTTGACCCATAAAAATCTGCATCCTGACTTACAGGTTGCGAAAACTTTCCAAAGGAAAGGATTTGCTCAATCCTTTACTCCAAACGCCATTTACAATACTCAAAATGGAGGAATCCTGATTCATTCCTCCGATCCAAACAGAACCTCAAGGATGGTTGAGATTGTGGTCTTCCCTTGGGCGCATTGACTCTTACTATAAGCACCTCCGAGCTCGGTAGGGGATGGGCCCACCTGATACTCAAGGGTATTCATTTAATGCCTattactttttttaaaaaataagtatatataattatatacatGTATCtgtattaaaaaataaaaaatatcatcTCAGACTATTCACAACCAGCCCACGTCCCTTTTCAAGATGGACCGAACAACCTAAAAATCAGTCAACTGGCCGACCTATCCTTGTTCTCCCACTCGGCCACTCTGTCTCCCTAAAACCCTCACTCAACTTGAACCCTACCCACGAGAGGTCGACCGGCAGCAGCAGGGGGCAGCGACGGCGAGTGCCTGCGGGCTCTGGGTACGCAGGCGTCGGTGGCGGATTAGCGGGCGGCTTTGGCCTTGCGCAAGGAGGTCCTCGAATCCGAGGTGAGCTGCGCGGAGACGAGAGCGGGGCAACCTGCGGTGGCGCAACAATGCGGACCAAGAGATTGCCTGCCCACTTAAAGCACCCCGCATCCGGATGTAGTTTTGGGCTATAAATTAGACCCATCCATTAGCGTGCATATTACGAGTAAGTTGGAGAGAatctatgcatgcatgcaaaagtAGACAAGATTGATGACATCACTCATGTGCATGTAAATCCAAAActaaaaaaactataactattaaaCGGAGCATCATATAATATTTGAattgcaccattatctttcttatgataagatcttcaaaacaagaccacactaaTCTATGTTTGCACAAtatttatactattttttttaatattaaatAATTATTTTCGAGTACTGGGAACAAATGAtttaacaacacgaacaaataattatttttacgaACAAAAAAAGTAGACATAATGAATAAATAGTAATGTACACCGAACAATAAAACGTTAAATATCGCGAACACTTCATTGTATAGAATAAATAATAGAAAAAGATATCAATAATAAATAAGTCAATATGaccgaacaatttaatctaacaaacaaataaataagtTATACACCTAAAATAATCAAATTGTGAACACAGAATAAAATATTACTATCTATTAAAAATTAATTGATAGACTgccggtgtttaccgccaagcctgctcagggatacccttaacagtaaggtttgtaggtagggatcaacggctctggaactcgatggtgcaaggaacacaaagatttagacaggttcgggccgcgagttgcgtaataccctacgtcatgtgtggtggtttgtattgccttaggtgttgatgatttggaggggtccttgcccgcccttatatatccggggagaTAGGGTTACCTGAAAAGttctagctgagtacagttggagtcctactacaacacaatcgggtagtttcctttgtattgcagctagttctacgcctaaccgggtagttacaaaagaggtaaggtacatccatgagctatccctttaGAACTTTCTATGcctgtaagcagtcccgctgctccGGGTTTGACaagccccgagctcttcgtagtcgagtcctgcaggaGTCGAGTACTTTTGAAGGCGTCTTCGAGTGCTTCGGGTGCTCTGAACTTCTTTCTGAGTCTTCAAACAAGTGCATCGAgtggtcttccaagtacttccggCTGCTttgaggctatgaggtgctcaatcCCCGAAATCttaatcatatatggtgcgtgaagtactcgcgcttcatatggagtagcccccgagccttaggttgaatcgcagaatcaagCTGAGGATCATTTCaatctttttctcttcttttatttttcaaaaatcttgaaaaataaatctctaatacatatatcccgcagcccccgagtcttgaatttaaatctctccatttagatttaagaatcagtGTAAACTCGTGGCAAGAATGAAAACTTCCCTGAAAAGGAAAGAATCCATTGGCCTCCAAATATTCAGAAAATTGCCATTAGATACCGTATAAAGCCCGTTGAAAACTTCCGAGGGTTTTACCCCTTTAAACTCTTGTTTGCTGTCAAACTCAGATTCAtatttgcctcttctcagtcaaaTTCCAAAAGCCCCTCCCGTAACCCCCGAGCCaaaactcgtgactttgagatgactcccaagaagaacaaatccaaggttgaagaGGAAACCATCGCCAATATGTCTACGGGCTGGCataaaagcaagatgtctgaattATTGGTTCAAGaattggagaatatgggtctcctccaagagcagTGCGTGAGCCAATGGCGCGCTGGTGAAGGAAaagattaccctatggaaggtacccttgatATCGTTATGTTCCGTGATTTTGTGgaacgtggtctcactcttcctGTAAGAGTTTTTTTATAGATTGCTTCAGTTTTGGGGAATCCaattacaccatctcactccccaatccatcttaCATATTTCCATTTTTACTCATTTctgtgaggcattccttggGATTCTTCCCTATTTCCacctttttcaacatttcttcttccttgttccagTCCCTGATGCCACCAATCCTGCCGTCATTGGGGGATGTGAATTAGTACTCCGTCCTGAGACCCGAGGCGAGTACTTGTCTTATGATCCAGTGGGTAaaggagccgaatggaagaagTTATGGTTCCAtattgggaactttgaatccccgCTTCCAGAAAGGGTTGCTGGCGCCCCCCAGGTCCAGGAAAGCTGGTCGAGTAAAGGACTTGGTGGCAGGCAAGTTGGAATCATTCTGCGTGTTATTGCCACTATCAAGAGCaaaggagtcactggagatcatgtggtatATTCCTTTGTTAGTCGTCAAGTCCAACCTCTCCAGCTCCGAAAGCATCttgcctttagatatgaaggcaaGCAGGACCCCACTAGATGTCTCCAGAACCAATGTCTTAGTCCGAAGTAAtcaagagatgctgcaaagtactcgacaacttcgacaagtctttgacgcttccaaTGCTCTTCtgggcacaaaatcctcccgagaatgtaTGGGTAGGTGTTGAAAACCATGTCGAATACTTGTAGTTAACcatttttgatcttctgactaattcttggcttctttctgcagaaaaattataagtcctggtattgtatgcctccaacTTCTGTAGATGCTGATTCTGATGACAGCAAGAAGCCAAAGGCGACTCCCGGATCTTTGTTACAGAGAAAATTTCCTCGTCTTGATGCCGGCCAGTAAGTACCTAATATACTGTTGATTTTATcctgtttgcctcagctttcttattcagaatcttgcttggctagaaTCCAATATCTTTCGGCAcatgaaaaagatcaagttCAAGACTTCCGCAACTGGGTGTCGGGTGGTTCGGAGGGAACTAGTCGATCGGCCCCCGAGTCACCTGTAATAGGGTTAATCGAGACTCCAGCTGCCAGTTTGCCAAATACAGGCACAGCTGGAAAACCAAGCGAACCAAACCCTAAAGCACATGATCATACTCCTGCGACTgctgaaggagcctccaatgcTTGTGAGCCTAGAAGTAGTGGGGCTGAAGGGTCGAAAGGTCCTTCCGTTCGACTGGTACCcttccagtctatgcctcagtcaaCCTAGGAAGAGTTGGGAAAAGAATTGTTCGATGATCCTTTGTTGACTGTAGACAATATGAAGAAGCTCGCAGATTGTATgcaatggagctttaaatttaccaaggtgagtcttctgaCGCAACTTGTCATCGTCGAGTAGTAATCGATGTCTGATCAGACTTGCCTTGTATGTTACAGGATGTAGCCAATCAATCTTTCCTAAAGTCTCATGCTCTGTATAAGACTGTAGACAACCAAAAGATCTTGGAAGAGCAGAAagccatgattgccaaacgGCTAGATGAAGCCCTTGCTACTCGGAATAAACTTTAAGAAGCAATTCAACAGCATCATCTGAaggtttgtgacatgaagcgccaGATCAGGAGCCTTGAAGAAGAAAAATTAAAGCTTCAAGAGGAAATCTCCAGACTTCAAAAGCAATTGCAGACTGTCCAAGGCTGTAAATATTCAATCTTTTGCcttgattttgctttgtcaATAATGATTACTGAAATATCCTTTCATCAGGTCCTCCATAAGATCATACTCGACTAGttgcagcagctcaagctcatgtggatgtggttgatactgAAGAAGGGTCGTCAAATGGCAAGGCCTTGGTGGAGCatttggaagaagctccccaaaaTTTTTTTGATGTCATAacggctacttccaagaattatctaacccacatgataggagttgtcaaatCTTACTTGCCTCACTTCAACTTAGCTCCCATAGCTAAGGGAATATCTCCCACTTGTTCCGATGAAAAATTTCGGGActattgtaaggaatcagaagtgattgctgaggagattctgaagaacatggcagagtagactgcttgtaacaactcttgtaATCTTCATTGGGTTCTTGTCATTGTTCATAAtttgtatcctgttggtgtgtcttcagaagcatgatcTGAAACCGTAGGTTAAGTATGAGCTAATTGATCAAGCAAGTAGAATACTCGAAAGGAGTAACCCTTAAAGTTAATCATTTAGGGTGAGTCCCGTCAGACTACCCAAGTAGAAAAACTTGCAGaggtatccataaactactcgagcaagcgagtagtgtatcccaaccaaggactggagtaacccgtaagacaaaactgttatgtacgaaccccgtcgggttgcccaagacgtaaatgtcaaagggatatccaaaaattactcgagcaaggcgagtaaggtgtcctttaatcaaggactagaataatccttaaggcaaaactATTAGGTATGAGCCCCGTCGGGctatccaagacgtaaatgccagaaagatatccaaaacttactcgagcgaggtgagtaaggtgtctaacttgtagactggagtaactactaagattgacatGTTAGGGcgaaccctgtcgggttgcccaagatggacaaaatgtagtagtatccataacatactcgagcaagcgagtagttttgcttttacaacaaggctggagttccttatagttgacctgttaggatgaactccgtcgagttacccaagatggacagcTAATAAAGGTATCCAgacaccttctcgagctaggcgagtaggttatGCCCTTATATTAAGGGCAAGGATGCTGCTTGTTTAGTtatcctgatggaaaactgtgtaagctatcctgaaCTGGTGATGCTATCAGATATAGaaattgcctttaatgtagtcgatatgccGGTAAGGACCCTTACTTTATTAAAAGaaccaactgacatcaccatattgcttggatcaaggatagaacttgcgcaagtgctcaatattccaggaattcggtacctcGTTGCcttctgcatcagtgattctgtatgatcctggtcttgtaaccttggttacgatgaatggtccttcccatctggaatttaggttgtgcagtcctgtctcatcctgGATCCTTCGTagaactagatctccaatgctgaaggatctttgctggaTGTTGCggtcatgatagcgtctgactccttgaagatatctagccgattgagttaaagCGTTGACTCTAgcttcttcgactgaatctaactcaagttatcgagcttcatctgcttctccttcttgataagcttctactcttggagatttccagaTGATATCAGCGGGCAGTATAGCCTTTGACCCATAGgtaaggaaaaaaagaagattgtccagttgctttgctaggttgGGTTTGCAACCCCCAGACTATGTGAGGAAGCTcctgaatccacttgccacctttcttggtattggcgtcgtagagtcttttcttcaagccatcgagtactaaagcattgatgcgctcaacttgaCCGTTAGCCCGAGGATGggctactgaagcatatttgacctcaatgcaggagttgtcatagaaatcccaaaaagattgtgacgtgaagttagagccaagatctgtaatgATAGTATGCGGAAAGCCGAATCTGTGGATaatgtcagagatgaaatccactgctctttctgatgagatcttgacaatgggcttgtactcgattcacttagtgaacttgtcgattgctaccaccacatgattgaatcctcctggagcgatggctaatggtccgatcatgtccaaattccaacaggcgaacgaccatgattgagggattgttatcagattgtgtgctgggacgtgagtcttcttgctgaaaaattggcagccagggcacCATCTGACCAGGTCTTCTGTGTCTGAAACAGCtgttggccaaaagaatcctGACCTATATGCCTTGctgactagtgtccttgatgcagcgtggttgccgcaaactccttaaTGTATTTATTTGAGGATGACTTTGCCttctgttgacaccgttttttgacacgtgtcaaggaaggtgatttcggtgaaggaaaggtggccgattcaaaagaaatcAAAAGATGCACAGAGTTGGGATTGGCCGATGGGAGTTCGTCCGATGGACCAGAAGAATATTCTGTGAAGATGCTGATTAGTCCGCTCTGATactcggccgatggagagttgccgatgaagtcaaggaaggaggagaggatccggactctgcgAGGATCTTGATGATTAGGTTGtagtatttaaagtagtttatctttacatagtcttttcttttaagttaAGTAATATTCgccataatcggctaggacttgatagcgctaggctatatatatcagttgtaagggatcggaaaaacttgatacacatccaatacaacaaactttatgattcctttgcactttttcggcgacttcaccttttctcttcttttttcgacgagttctttcaagttgattaaggacgtctcacattcgagcgatttgatttgctggtgagtttttattttaccgagtatatttgagctttagctaccgggcgcatccctgtggcttcgttcaaatctattcaaaagttatcgagttcatctaggctttgactttcgggcgcatcgctgtcgtctcatCTAGATTTATCCACCAATTATCAATATTGGCTAGACTtttaggttttcctatgctttttggccattatcacatctaaaaacataatagatcggctttaggttttggagtgacacttttgttatctctagAGCCGTTTTAGATATGTTTTTAGCTTtgcatcatctaagttacacattcgtagcttagatcttatCATACACACATGATCGGCTGTCCCAAAGCCAGTTTTGTCAtctagtgtatcggctgatctTGCCGATGCGCTGCTTTACTatgcgcttgcatttaatatctttttgtcgtctatagtatcggcaaagcttgccgatacgcccatctg
This window contains:
- the LOC120688826 gene encoding uncharacterized protein LOC120688826 — protein: MVARRCNPAVPRSMVRVAGSPVQTTMTARPAITRRWVYGTLWLQHRVLCSSSGLTVGLGVQWAPPFRRLPAGAEPRSGTLQLCVGNRCLIYQLRLAGGGAVLQILRRFLADARVTFAARNIEADHRMRRHHGLEVESML